In Setaria viridis chromosome 5, Setaria_viridis_v4.0, whole genome shotgun sequence, the genomic stretch ATAACTACATTAGAAACCAGATCTAGCTGTTGTGCTGTTGTTTTAACTGTATCTTGACACTGGAAGATAGTTTAGTGTATGAAGCGCAAGTGTACCTCAAAATTTCAATGCTTCATCATATATCTTGTGTACTACAGCTGAAATGTATTATTGGTCATTTCTATCTCACTGTAGCTTTTTTAAATATCTTGCGCTATGGTTTTATGCAGGTAAAACTGTATTCACTAGTGATCATGCTCTAAAACTTGAGTCAGTCCCTGACTGGATAGCTATTGTTGGAAGTGGTTACATTGGACTTGAATTCAGTGATGTATACACGGCTCTGGGAAGTGAGGTACACTAACAATCATTCAATGCATCATTGCCTAAATATGTGCTTAGGAAGAGCTAGTCGTGATAGTTACTTATTTAGTTTGGCAAATATTACTTTACCATCTATCTTGGAACCATGGTCTCATGCACTGTGGTGAAGGGAAAAAAGACTGTGGACATGTATAGTGTATTTGTAGGGCATTTGATGTCGTTGCATTATTAGCtgggttttctttttcctgtttAACGATCAAAACACTCACTTTTCGTTTCTGTTTTGCTGGCTCATAATTTTGATGTAATAGTGTACACTCTATGCATTATATAGATGTTAATCTAAGTGACATTTTCTTGTATGTTGCAGTACTTTACTTCACTCACAGAACGTGCATAACAATCCTGCTTGGTATTTCTGATGTTACCTGAAATTATTTACAACTTCATCTTGAGATAATATTGTCGTGATATTAGGGGTAAACACCGCCGGGAATATAGCCGGGCGGAGTTGGCTTGGAGGGAGACTAGACTATTTGGGGACTTGGGATTAGTTCTTCTACATTGCTTGATCTCAAATGATTGCCATGTCTCTGTATATATAGGGTTTGCACCTAACAACCTGATAATTATCCTAAGTTCCTAACAAACCAACTGACTAATCTAATCTCTCTCTACGTGAAGGATATGTGGGCTGGCCCTCTGGCTACCCATAACATACATCATCATTCTTTGTACATAACTAAATATTGGCCAAGCCCAAAACACCAAGTTATGCATAGTGTACTAGCATAGTACTAGTCCAGTATCATCATGGTGTCTCCTAGAGTTCTAGTCACCAAATAAGCATCCCAGCTGGTAGCCATACCTGCTATGGACCCTCATCCCTCTCCATCTTAACGTCACTCTTTGACGGGAGATCTACACGGTGTGATTCTCTAAATCTTGGGTCAGGTGATGTGCTTGAGTGGGGCCAGATGCAGTGCAATCTAGCAATGGCAGGGAGGGCAAGGCCGGGGGTTGTGATGGGGGTTAGTATCTGATGTGCTTTCCCGGCTCATGAGCccagtggtggtggtgtgtgtgtgtgtgggggggggggggggcgagggAGGGGGCTATGGCTtgatttttttccactaaacAAAGTTAAATTCAACCAAATTTTGAAAACTTTACCACTGTTGGCCCCCTCTAACAATGAAAAGAATGAATTCCTGGCTATGCCTCTGCTTGAGCCATACCAGATCTTCTATGTATAATTGTGTGTGGCCATTTAAATATTGATGGCTTCTTGGTTGGCCACGCTGGGCCTATTTGAAAACCATGTAGTGGAATGCATCTTCTCTACTTTACATATTGTACATCCTTGTTTCTTAACTGGATCCTAATGTTAAGTTAAAATGTGTGGTGATTAATTTGACACAGAATTACAGTGTGAGGATGAACCGGAAATACTAACATTATCTTTTGATCTGCAATTGAACTTTTCTTTCATCAGATGAAGTTGCATCTATATTTATACGAATTTTGATTGACCAGGTTACTTTTGTTGAAGCTCTTGATCAATTAATGCCTGGGTTTGATCCTGAGATTGGGAAATTGGCGCAGAGGATTCTTATAAATCCTCGTAAAATTGACTATCACACTGGTGTTTTTGCAAGCAAGGTAAAGTTAAGCTCAACTCAAGCTTTGTAATGAATAATGATGTGGAATCTTCCAACATGGTTGTATTATTTATACCTTGAAGTATTCATGTCTCTAGATTACCCCAGCAAAGGATGGTAAACCTGTTTTAATTGAGTTGATTGATGCTAAGACGAAAGAACACAAGGAGACTCTTGAGGTAAATGGCAGTTTTTCCCTTCAGTTCTTACTTTAGATGGTTTCTACAAATCTTTTGGTACTTTCATCACTATGTTTTCTTGAGCTGAATGGCTTATGCTGGTAGATAGCTGTGTCTTTGATGCCACTATCATAAATTAGCATTGTCAACCTAGATATAACTGTTTTATGCACATGCTACTTGAGAATTATCCAAACTGGTAGGCCAAAGTAAATTTCAGAATAACATTGGCAGTATGTAGTGGTTTGATGCTTGTAATGTCATCTATTGGCAATCTGGTGATGCTTTTAATATGAGATAATGAGGCATTTCAAAAATTGCTTGTATCAGTGGACCTTTGATTAATTACAAATTACAATAATGTCTTACTTAAATAAACAGTATTTCTGCTGGTTTCATACAAGATATATTCTTTTATCTTGAAACTGGAATTTTCTATCCTCAGGTGGATGCAGCACTCATAGCTACTGGAAGGGCACCCTTCACCAAAGGACTTGGCTTGGAAAATGTAAGTACATGAAGATGATTGCTATTAGAATTTAGAAATTTTTAAATATGGGTAGCATCTAAATGATGCCCTCTTTATGCAGATCAATGTTGTTACACAACGTGGTTTTGTTCCTGTTGATGAGCGGATGCAAGTTATGGATGCAGATGGCAGTGTGGTATGCTAAATATATCTTGTGTAACTGTTAATTTTCTTCCTTCGTAACAATTATATCTCTAGAGCATGTTTCATTTATGTTTGCTTCATAAACATTGATTGTTATGTAGGTTCCTAATTTGTATTGCATTGGAGATGCCAATGGTAAGCTCATGCTTGCTCATGCAGCCAGCGCACAAGGAATCTCAGGTAAATATCATGTTCGCCTTTTACTTTTAGGCATGCTCTTCTCCTGATCACTGTAGTTCTTTTATAAGCAAATGTTCATGTTCATATGGATGTAGTTGTGGAGCAAATCAGTGGGAGGGACAACATCCTAAATCACCTAAGCATCCCGGCTGCCTGTTTCACTCATCCTGAGATCAGCATGGTTGGGTTGACAGAGGTAAGTCAGATATCTTTCTCCAATCTTAATATCCTCTGCTCAACATAGTGAAATTCTGTGTAGTAAATTTGATCTGACTAGGCCACTTTTCATAAATTCACAGCTCTTTGCTTTTTTGGTAGCAAACCTATATTTATGACTAAATCAAAATTTCCTCCTTTGCAGCCACAAGTTTGGTACCAAACCTGTATTTATGACTCTAATCAAATTTCCTCCTGCTTTTGCAGCCACAAGCTAGGGAGAAGGCTGACAAGGAAGGATTTGAAGTAAGTGTTGTAAAGACCAGTTTTAAGGCTAACACAAAGGCTCTGGCGGAGAATGAAGGAGATGGACTTGCTAAGGTAATACATTGCTGCTTTTCCACCCTGCTGCATTCTGAATATATACAACGGAGACTTGCAGTGGATGCAAACACCGGACTCTTATGCAAAGGAGTCTATGGGTCATGTAACCTGTAACTTTGAAGTGAAGAGACATTTACTCTGTCCTCAGATGATTTACCGTCCTGACACTGGAGAAATTCTTGGAGTTCACATTTTGGGCTTGCATGCTGCTGACCTTATCCACGAGGCATCAAATGCCATTGCCCTTGGAACTCGTGTGCAAGTGAGTTTGATGTGCATTTTGTCAGTTGTATAGCATTTGTGTGTCTGCGTAATGATCAAAGCTTGAATTTGCACATAACCATTTGTACCCTGCAGGACATCAAGTTTGCTGTTCATGCACACCCAACCTTGTCGGAGGTTCTGGATGAGCTCTTCAAGGCTGCCAAGGTACATGTGGCAATTACCTTGTTATGCTACGCTCAAAAGACAATTGTGTCGGAAATATGAGCAAACTTTGTCTTATTCGTTTTTCCTTCAACAGGTTAACTCGGCAGGTGTTTCGCATTCTGTAAATGAGCCGGTTGCAGCGTAGAGACTAGAGAGGAACAAGAGCGGCTATCTTGGTTGTACCTAACGAGCCTACTACTCATAGAAAACTGATCTTGTAGCCATTTGCAGGCATTTTCGTCATGAGCTCCAGGGATTAGTGCCAACACTATATACTTGTATTTATTGAGGTAAAGAGAGATCCAGTGGTGCCCATCCTATGTATGGAGAACTATAAATTTTGTAGCCCTTTGTAGAGAGTAAACGTAAAGTGCTTTCACGTGATTGCCTTGATAGAAGTTCGTGCATGTTTCGAGAGTGGTTTTTGAATTTGCTTTCATTGTGCATCAATGAGATGATGATGACCTGATTGCATATTGGGGGTAAAGTGAAGCCCATGCCAAGCAGAGGCAAGGACCAAGGAACAATTTGTAGCGGGTCAAAGTCTGACCGCTCGAAGCTGTTCCTCTTGGCATTAGGCTGCCCGCACCGGGGAATGTTCCTCCGGTACCGCGGTAGCGTAAAATGTGCTGCACCGCGGTACTGGGAGGGTCGCGGTAAAGAAGCGGAACGCCCCCCTCCCTCTATTTCCAGCGGGCTCCTAGGATACGGCCTCCTACCGTTGCCAGCCCCAACCACCCCGCCCTCGTGCTCGGAACCGAGAGGCTGCGCCGGCAGGAACGGAGAGGCTGCGCCGTTGCTTGCTGAAGGAGGGTGCCGACGAGAGTGTGCCTCCAGCGTCGCAGTGAAGAAGCTGAGTGCGGCGGCTCCAGCCGATCTGTTCGGCACAAGAGAAGGGCGTCATTCTCAAACAAGAGAAGGGCGTCATCCTGGAGAAGGTGGGTTCGTAGATACAAGGGCCTCGGAGGTGGGGGAGCAAAGGAGGAGGCCCGATTCGGTGGTCGGAGTAGCGTGGTTGGCGGAACCAGGCGTGGAGAGGTTCGGCGAGAGGGCAGACTTCCgcgcaagcggcggcggcgaggttcacCGGTTCAGGCGGGCACATCCGAGGAGAGCTCCACCGCGCGCTCCAGCCAGCGTCTTGCCCAACTCAGGTATGTCCACCCTTGCTGCCCCCTACGGTTGTCCATGATCTAGATGTGCTGCAGATGCCCACGGCAACCGCGCACGAATACAGTATGATGTGTGTGGCGACGATTGGGAGCTGCGGGCTGTGTTCTTAGCTTCCTGCAGTGTCTCACACCGAGTGCATCAGGTTCAGGTCGACCTCTCTTTACAATCCGCATCACCTCGAGCGAAGATTATTCGTTTCTGGTTCAGTTAGTTGGTTCAAGGTGTCCTGCGCACTATGTGTTTGTTGTTTTGCCCACGAGATACTTTTAACATGGATTCTGAATTGGTAGTTTCATCTGGGTCATTTTCCCCCTCGTTAGAGAGCTTATTGGATTGTGGCAACCATACTGAGAGTGGAGACCATTCTTGGATCGATGCAACAAATCAAATCTTTTAGGGTTAGCTAGATTGGGTTTTGATGCTTGAGGATATTGCAGCCTGCATGTCCCGTATTATGTTCCGCAGGCAAACAAGGGTGCGTGAAcattgcatggttgggtacttgATATCTTAAATCTGAGTGAAGTTGCTTGTGTTGTGATTTTTTTCAATTAATGTTGCTGGTTTTAGTGTTATCTCACAACTTTTATTCTACCTTCTGGACTAGTATTTTAGCAGTCAGTTCTTCATAGCCTCCATTCTCATGAGATGAGCAAGAAACTGGAGCTTCTGAAACTGAGGGACCTTCAGCAGTATTATTTATCACTTGGTGATCTTTCTGTGTATCATCAGTTAGATTGACTGCCGATCCTAGCTTATTTGTTATGGATTCAGATTCTTTTGAGTCTCCATCTTTATTATTCAATGTTGCTGCTTCTCCCTGACTATTAccattttttccttctcttttatCTCCTTGTACGCAGCTTCCAAAGATTTCCTCAAAGCAGCAACCTCACTATTAGCCGCTTCCTTGCTCTTGATTAAAGAGTCCTTTTCAGCATTAGGTCGCTCATTGTCCTTAAGTAATGTTTCATTTTCCCCAAGTATGGATATTTTTTCATGCAATATGTTACAAAATTGAAAGAAACAGTTTAGAAGCTCTATGCTTCCAAGTGAAAGTGCAAGATAAAGTGAAACTTGAACTTTTAAGGTGATAATGAAAAAGGTTGAACAGAACTATTTGTCTGAATTTTTCTGCTTATCAGAACTATTTGTACTGCTTATGAGAACTTTGCATACTCACATATCATGCTTAAATCGTGTCATGTGCTACCATTGATATCTTTTTTGCCTGTGATTTCAGGATGGACCCTAACCTGTCCAAAGTTCCTGATGGATCACAGGGAGCTTTTCTTGGTGGCAACAGTTCTCCTTACCAAGCTGCCTGGAACCCATACATGTATGGCTACCAAGGTCCTCCGTCCTGGTTCCCCAAGGATACCAGCAGCTTCCTCCCAATGTCCCAATGATGCATCCAAATACCAATGGTCCACAAGTGTTTCATCCGGCTGAAATGGCAGATGCATTTGTGCAAAATGATGAGGCAAATGTGGAGGAAGTGCCCGTCCCTCCAGCGCCAGCTCCTACAGGAAAAGGAAGGAGGAAAAAGGTGGTTAATAGGACCAAGTTAGGCAACTTCAACCCAAACGAAGATGTAAACATTGTGAAGTCATGGCTTGAAATAAGTTGTGACCCAATTACAAGTactgcacaaaaaaaaagatcgcaTGTGGGATAGGATTGTGCAGCGGTACAATTTGAGGAGGGGATCCTACCTAGAAAGGAGTTTGAGGTCTTTACAGAGCCGTTGGGACATAATTAAGGCTGAAGTGGGGAAGTTTTCATCTTCTATGCTGATGCCATTCGAGAGAATCCTAGCGGGATTTTGGATGGAGATAAGGTTTGTGGTTTGTTCACccattttattttctatgcattttgtTGTAAATTTAACAACAATTATTTCCTATTGCAGACCACTCATGTAGCAGCTAATTTTGCTGGTATCCTCAAATACAACTTTGCTTACATGCATTGTTGGGAGATTACGAAGGATGAGCCCAAATGGCAGGATCCAAAGCCCAGAGGATTTGGAAAGTCAACTGGAGGTGTTAGTTTTGGAGAGGACAATAGCCATGAGCCTGACACCAACGACTTTGGAGATGACAATTCTTGCCCTACTGGATCAGCTGGGAGGAGGTCTATGGGTAGGGATTCAGCTAAAGCAGCCAAGAAGAAAGAAAATTCCTCTGCGGGTTCAACATCATCTTCGAAGTATGCTTCGAGGATGCAAGATCTATCATTGTAAAAAATTTCTATCCTGCAAGAAGAATCCATGCGTAAAACTGATCATTTCTAGCAGCTTGCCTGCATAGATGAGAAGCGGTTTGAGGAAATGCAAAGCCACAATCAATCACTGTTAGGCATTGAGCAAGAGAAGATTCAGATCATGCGTGAGAAGCATGACATGGACAGgcaagagaaggagaagcaagagGATGAAAGGATCCTTGGAATTGATCTTAATGCCTGCACACCAGCTTAGTGAATGTACTACGAAGCTCTTCAGGAAGAAATTTTCAACAAGATTGCAGCTAGGCGTGGGAAGAGACGGGGGCTTTGAACCATGGATGGGAGAGGCAACCTTATTTATGCTTTCTTGAATTTATTTTAGGGAACTAATTGGAACCGTTATTTGTTCTATCATCATGTTGCGTGACACATTGATAAGATGTGAATGACACAATTTTTATCTGATGTTGAGCCTATGCGGAACTAATTGGAACTGTTATTTTTCTGATGTTGCGCTGTCTAGTGAATATTTTCTCAATCAGATGCCGTGTGTGATCGCCAGACGCTTTGAATGATGTACAAAATATTACAAGTCTTAATAAATATTACATGACCATTGAATATTACAAGTCTTAATAAATATTACATGACCATTGAATATTACAAGTCTTAATAAATATTACGTGACCACAAAATATTACAAGTCTTAATAAATATTACATGACCACTAATTTATCTACTAATGATGAGATCCCAGCCTCATCCACTGGTGCTCGATGAGATCATATTGTAGCTGAAAGTGCGTGTTTTGGTCATGAAGCCTATGGTGTGCGGCAACAAATGCCTCCCTATTCGGATTGTTGCGGTACCGAACTGCTAGTTCTCCGATGTTCAAGAAATCAGTATCACGGGCATTGTCTTGTTCATCCTCCACTATCATGTTATGCAAAATAATGCAAGTCACCATTATATCATTAATCTGGTTACGGTCCCAACCATACGCGGGTCCTCAGATCACCGCAAATCGAGTTTGCAGGACACCAAATGCATGCTCTATATCCTTGCGTGCACTTTCCTGTGCAGTGGCAAAGTGCTGCATCTTTTGCTCCATGGGGTAACGAATAGTCTTAACAAAGGCTGCCTACTCAGGGTAAATCCCATCGGCAAGGTAGTACCCCATGTTATAGGTCCTTCCATTGACTGCAAACGACACAGGGGTTGAATGACCCCTGAGATAAGCCGAGAATACAGGGGATCTATGAAGGACGTTAATGTCATTGTTACTTCCAGGCATGCCGAAGTAAGCATGCCATATCCATAGATCATGCGATGCAACCACCTCTAAGATCATAGAGGGATGCTTCCCTCTGCTCGTGAACTGACCCTTCCATGATGTGGGGCAGTTCCTCCACTCCCAGTGCATGCAGTCAATGCTGCCTAGCATCCCCGGGAACCCACGATCCTCACCCTCTTGAAGAAGCCTAGCTACATCGGCAACGTTGGGTGCCCGTAGGTAATACTCGTCGAAAACATCAATGACAGCCCGACAGAAATGATGCAAATCTTTTCGAGCAGTTGACTCACCAATACGCACGTACTCGTCAACGGCATCTGCCGGGACACCCTAAGCGAGAATGTGCATAGCGGTGACGCACTTCTGAAGAGCTGATAGTCCTTCCTTGCCAGTGGCATCATACTTCTTTTTGAAGTAGTTATGTTGATTTTTAACAGCCTCTTTAATGTGCTTGAATAAATGCTGATGCATCCGGAACCTGCAAGAACACTTCTGATATGAGGTACTAGAGACATAGAGTGATCGATTTTTGAAATATGCTCAACTTTACCTTCTACGGAACTGCTTATCATTGTAAACAGGGTTTGGAGCAAAGTAGTCAGCTTTGATCCTCTTGTGACCAGAAGGAAGGTCCCTCGTTCGAATGACCTTTCGTGGCGCATCAAATCGAATGCGCGTGCGAGAGCTCTCTGCTTGCACTAGGTGGTTGTATGTTGCGGCCTCcgtttcatcatcatcaactaAGAAATGAGTGTCATCGTATTCCTCCTCCATCATCCAGTACCTTCGCAAGGAGCCTGGGTAGCTGTCCATGGCACTGGTAAAACACGAGGAAGTGAAGTTGTCCATGGTGCTTGGCCAGTAGATGGAGGCGTGCAAGTTGTAGCTAGCAAGGGCACTGGTTCATATACTTGGCATTGCCATGCAATCATATTGTAGTGCTTCACGGGTGCAATAATTCTCGCAAGAATCATTTGCATGTGACCATACGGACTACTTTTGCAAAGCTGCACGGGTTGGCCGTGCTAGAAGTACAGCTCTTGGTAGTACGCAAGGCAGGTGAGCATTTTTTTAATTACATTTGATTAATTAAATAGTACTACTAACAATTATTACTTAATTAaagttgtattactaattaTTTCACATTCCATGATTTAGaataaccattctaaatgactGTGTTATGAAGAAATGTGTTTGTTAAAATGAGATGGTAGTTGAAGATGGTTGAATAAAATATATGGTAGTTGGTATAGAGTATGAGATATAGAGTAACATGGGTGCGGGAGAAATTGGTATAGAGGAGAGAATCTTGATGACTAGGATAGAATATTCCTTTTAGAGTATGAAAATAGAGTATGA encodes the following:
- the LOC117858853 gene encoding dihydrolipoyl dehydrogenase 1, chloroplastic isoform X2 is translated as MRELQDEHHMKSLGLQVSSPGYDRQAVADHANNLASKIRSNLTNSMKALGVDILTGIGTIVGKQKVRYGKVGFPDNEITARNIIIATGSVPFVPKGIEIDGKTVFTSDHALKLESVPDWIAIVGSGYIGLEFSDVYTALGSEVTFVEALDQLMPGFDPEIGKLAQRILINPRKIDYHTGVFASKITPAKDGKPVLIELIDAKTKEHKETLEVDAALIATGRAPFTKGLGLENINVVTQRGFVPVDERMQVMDADGSVVPNLYCIGDANGKLMLAHAASAQGISVVEQISGRDNILNHLSIPAACFTHPEISMVGLTEPQAREKADKEGFEVSVVKTSFKANTKALAENEGDGLAKMIYRPDTGEILGVHILGLHAADLIHEASNAIALGTRVQDIKFAVHAHPTLSEVLDELFKAAKVNSAGVSHSVNEPVAA
- the LOC117858853 gene encoding dihydrolipoyl dehydrogenase 1, chloroplastic isoform X1, with protein sequence MYSTAMSLSAASAAAVASSAASSRPNAIRPAAGLRFCGLRREALGLRSLRSSPQVVAAMRSVAAAATAGNGAAGSGGFDYDLVIIGAGVGGHGAALHAVEKGLKTAIIEGDVVGGTCVNRGCVPSKALLAVSGKMRELQDEHHMKSLGLQVSSPGYDRQAVADHANNLASKIRSNLTNSMKALGVDILTGIGTIVGKQKVRYGKVGFPDNEITARNIIIATGSVPFVPKGIEIDGKTVFTSDHALKLESVPDWIAIVGSGYIGLEFSDVYTALGSEVTFVEALDQLMPGFDPEIGKLAQRILINPRKIDYHTGVFASKITPAKDGKPVLIELIDAKTKEHKETLEVDAALIATGRAPFTKGLGLENINVVTQRGFVPVDERMQVMDADGSVVPNLYCIGDANGKLMLAHAASAQGISVVEQISGRDNILNHLSIPAACFTHPEISMVGLTEPQAREKADKEGFEVSVVKTSFKANTKALAENEGDGLAKMIYRPDTGEILGVHILGLHAADLIHEASNAIALGTRVQDIKFAVHAHPTLSEVLDELFKAAKVNSAGVSHSVNEPVAA